In a genomic window of candidate division WOR-3 bacterium:
- the glyA gene encoding serine hydroxymethyltransferase: MNSRLLFETDPEIFDAIFKETSRQHANLELIASENFCSEAVLAALGSVLTNKYAEGYPKKRYYGGCRYVDIAEELAIQRAKEIFGCDHVNVQPHSGTQANIAAYLTLANPGDTIMGLSLTHGGHLSHGHPINFSGRYFKVIHYTLNPDTEMLDYDQIRKLALEHKPRVIVSGASAYPRTIHFDKFQEICDEVGAAQLADIAHIAGLVAAGLHPSPVPYADIVTTTTHKTLRGPRGAIIMCKAKYAEELDKTVFPGTQGGPLEHCIAAKAVAFKEALTPQFKEYQQQTVKNARALAEALTKRGFRLCSGGTDNHLMLVDLRSKKITGRDAERLLGKVNITVNRNTIPFDPEKPFIASGIRLGTPALTTRGMKETEMEKIAELIDRTIAAGENETELEKIKAEVREMVESFPLYAERRNEYQSTAKGG, translated from the coding sequence ATGAATTCCAGACTGCTTTTTGAAACTGACCCGGAAATCTTTGACGCCATTTTTAAAGAAACCAGCCGACAGCACGCCAATCTGGAACTGATTGCCTCGGAGAATTTCTGTTCTGAGGCAGTTCTGGCAGCCCTTGGTTCGGTGCTGACCAACAAATATGCCGAAGGATATCCTAAAAAAAGGTATTACGGCGGCTGCCGCTATGTTGATATTGCCGAAGAACTGGCAATCCAGCGCGCCAAGGAAATCTTCGGCTGTGACCACGTGAATGTTCAACCCCACTCAGGAACACAGGCAAACATCGCCGCCTATCTCACTCTGGCAAACCCCGGCGACACAATCATGGGACTGTCACTCACCCACGGGGGCCATCTCTCCCATGGTCATCCGATCAATTTCTCCGGACGCTACTTCAAGGTAATCCATTATACATTAAACCCGGATACTGAGATGCTCGATTATGATCAGATCCGCAAGCTGGCACTGGAACACAAACCCCGCGTGATCGTCAGCGGTGCCTCAGCATACCCACGGACCATTCACTTTGATAAATTTCAGGAAATCTGCGACGAAGTCGGAGCCGCCCAGCTGGCGGATATCGCTCATATTGCCGGTTTAGTGGCGGCGGGATTACACCCCTCACCGGTCCCCTATGCCGACATCGTTACCACGACCACCCACAAAACACTGCGCGGACCCCGGGGTGCGATTATCATGTGCAAGGCAAAATACGCCGAGGAACTCGATAAAACAGTATTTCCCGGAACTCAGGGAGGACCGCTGGAACACTGCATTGCTGCCAAGGCGGTGGCGTTCAAGGAGGCGTTAACGCCCCAATTCAAGGAATATCAGCAGCAGACCGTAAAAAATGCCCGGGCACTTGCTGAGGCATTAACGAAACGGGGATTCCGCCTCTGCTCCGGTGGCACCGATAACCACCTGATGCTTGTTGACCTCCGGTCAAAAAAAATCACCGGCCGGGACGCCGAAAGACTGCTGGGAAAGGTCAATATCACCGTCAACCGGAATACCATTCCCTTTGACCCAGAAAAACCGTTTATTGCTTCCGGCATCAGACTGGGAACGCCTGCATTAACCACCCGGGGTATGAAGGAAACAGAGATGGAAAAAATCGCCGAACTTATTGACCGGACAATCGCCGCCGGTGAAAACGAAACTGAACTGGAAAAAATAAAAGCCGAAGTCCGGGAAATGGTCGAATCCTTCCCTTTGTATGCCGAACGCCGGAACGAATACCAGTCGACAGCAAAAGGGGGATAA
- a CDS encoding ABC transporter ATP-binding protein, whose product MNAVDLQGVFFGYQQKPLLGDFHLSIAAGEWLGIVGPNGAGKSTLLKLIANILQPWSGNIRVFDRNLRELSRREIARIIAYVPQESHFAFEWKVEDIVMMGRHPYLSPFVRPAPLDWKAVNEAMELTGVILYRHKGMNEISAGERQRVIIARALAQETDILLLDEATSHLDLYHRTEILCLLHKLSCGGKTVVSVVHDLNEAFSYCSRVAFMKAGSLVSCVNPEGMVDSELISKTFGITPIIALHPVTGRPQFFLPGADKTTGQ is encoded by the coding sequence ATGAATGCGGTTGATCTGCAGGGGGTATTTTTCGGTTATCAGCAGAAGCCGCTGTTGGGCGATTTTCACCTAAGTATCGCAGCCGGTGAATGGCTGGGAATCGTCGGTCCGAACGGGGCGGGCAAGTCAACGCTCCTGAAACTGATTGCTAATATCCTTCAGCCGTGGTCCGGGAATATCAGGGTTTTCGATCGGAATCTGAGGGAACTGTCAAGGCGGGAGATCGCCCGGATTATTGCCTATGTTCCCCAGGAGAGTCATTTTGCATTTGAATGGAAAGTTGAAGATATTGTGATGATGGGGCGCCACCCGTATCTCAGTCCGTTCGTCCGGCCAGCTCCGCTAGACTGGAAAGCAGTCAATGAGGCGATGGAGCTGACCGGTGTTATTCTCTACCGTCACAAGGGGATGAACGAGATCTCAGCCGGCGAGCGGCAGCGGGTGATTATTGCCCGGGCACTGGCACAGGAAACAGATATTTTGCTTCTGGATGAAGCCACTTCGCACCTGGATCTTTACCATCGTACCGAGATCCTGTGTCTGCTGCACAAATTAAGCTGCGGGGGAAAAACAGTTGTTTCAGTCGTTCATGATCTAAATGAGGCGTTCAGTTACTGTTCCCGGGTGGCGTTCATGAAAGCCGGTTCGCTGGTGAGCTGTGTAAATCCCGAGGGCATGGTCGATTCAGAGTTGATCAGCAAGACATTCGGCATTACGCCTATCATTGCTCTTCATCCAGTAACCGGTCGTCCGCAGTTTTTTCTCCCCGGAGCAGACAAGACAACAGGGCAGTAA
- a CDS encoding cobalamin-binding protein, whose protein sequence is MSRNCRNNPKVRNFCLLILILGNLLCGPRHASQSESGEIRCVSLVPSVTEIIFALGAESLLKGNTVQCDYPVAARQIYKVGDFQLPDLERIVVLKPTIVFATVPVHARLIEKLRELDIPVYISNPRTVEDVFAEIESIGGLLGVKFKAVQLAESLRRSLKVIPAFTDTPRVYIEIAAAPLMSVGNSTFINDIVRIAGGRNIFDDVAQPYPVIAPEDVVRRNPEVIIILHPQALQADVRQRVGWGQVSAVQQDRICDRLDEDIFFRPGPRVVEAIYLLLQLLHPDSTS, encoded by the coding sequence ATGAGCAGGAATTGCCGGAACAACCCGAAAGTGCGTAATTTCTGCCTTTTGATATTAATTTTGGGAAATTTGTTATGCGGTCCAAGACATGCGTCTCAATCTGAATCTGGCGAAATAAGGTGTGTTTCACTTGTTCCCAGTGTTACCGAAATTATTTTTGCCCTCGGAGCGGAAAGTTTATTGAAGGGGAATACTGTGCAATGTGATTATCCGGTTGCAGCACGTCAGATTTACAAGGTTGGGGATTTTCAGTTACCAGACTTGGAGCGAATTGTTGTGCTGAAGCCGACAATCGTCTTTGCCACGGTGCCGGTTCATGCACGACTGATTGAGAAACTGAGAGAACTCGATATCCCGGTTTACATTTCTAACCCCAGGACAGTTGAGGATGTTTTTGCTGAAATTGAATCAATCGGTGGATTATTGGGCGTCAAGTTTAAAGCCGTGCAGCTGGCAGAAAGTCTGCGTCGGAGTTTGAAGGTGATTCCTGCGTTTACTGATACGCCGCGGGTTTACATTGAAATTGCGGCGGCACCGTTGATGAGCGTCGGGAACTCGACATTCATCAATGACATCGTGCGAATTGCCGGCGGGAGAAACATTTTTGATGATGTTGCCCAGCCCTATCCTGTGATCGCACCGGAAGATGTGGTGCGGAGAAATCCAGAGGTGATTATTATTTTACATCCTCAGGCCCTTCAGGCGGATGTCAGGCAGCGCGTAGGCTGGGGGCAGGTAAGTGCAGTCCAGCAGGATCGGATCTGTGACCGCCTGGACGAGGATATCTTTTTTCGCCCCGGTCCTAGAGTCGTAGAGGCAATTTACTTACTTCTGCAGTTACTGCATCCTGACAGCACCAGCTGA
- a CDS encoding septum formation initiator family protein translates to MNRRYQRRVGKLFIPLAVVLIILGLTFLPGPNGLISVLLKFYRINKLRAQIRQMKTCADSLESEVQKWRNPDFAAEQARQLLKQPQSDTIR, encoded by the coding sequence ATGAATCGCCGCTATCAGCGTCGTGTCGGAAAATTATTCATTCCGCTGGCGGTTGTCCTGATAATACTCGGACTGACCTTTCTTCCCGGACCAAACGGTTTGATCAGCGTTCTGCTGAAGTTTTACCGAATAAACAAACTGCGAGCTCAAATCCGGCAAATGAAAACCTGTGCCGACAGCCTGGAATCCGAAGTACAGAAATGGCGTAATCCGGATTTTGCCGCGGAACAGGCACGCCAGCTCCTCAAACAACCTCAGTCCGATACCATCCGCTAG
- a CDS encoding tRNA (adenine-N1)-methyltransferase yields MIKAGEYVLLYHSDRIKFLVTVQEKGVFSTHRGNIEFCQILNKEYGDWVETQYGTRFYLLKPTLADLALKVKRTTTIVYPKDTGYMLLQTMIFPGARVIEVGSGSGALTAVLASFVRPHGRVYSYERRPEFSANAVENVRRYRLDDVCEFFVADPAEQGFQQIDVDAVFLDVPEPWTLVPAARQALKSGYPLAGLVPTFEQLRRFTSALSAEGFIRIRAREVLERGYYLRETGIRPVDRMVAHTVFLVFAHKTNIRNEQELPEQPESA; encoded by the coding sequence GTGATTAAAGCGGGTGAATATGTACTCCTGTATCATTCGGATCGTATAAAATTTCTGGTAACGGTCCAGGAAAAAGGCGTTTTTTCTACTCATCGGGGAAATATTGAATTTTGTCAGATTCTGAATAAGGAGTATGGCGACTGGGTAGAGACTCAATACGGAACAAGATTCTATTTGCTGAAACCGACTCTGGCAGATCTGGCGCTTAAAGTGAAACGAACTACTACAATCGTTTATCCCAAGGACACCGGTTATATGCTGCTTCAGACCATGATTTTCCCGGGGGCACGGGTAATTGAGGTAGGCTCGGGTTCCGGAGCACTGACCGCAGTTCTGGCAAGTTTTGTCCGGCCACACGGCCGGGTCTATTCTTATGAGCGCAGACCGGAATTTAGTGCCAATGCTGTTGAGAATGTTCGGCGCTACAGACTGGATGATGTGTGCGAATTCTTTGTTGCCGATCCGGCAGAGCAGGGTTTTCAGCAGATTGATGTGGATGCCGTTTTTCTTGATGTTCCTGAGCCGTGGACGCTGGTTCCGGCTGCCCGTCAGGCGCTTAAAAGTGGTTATCCGCTTGCCGGATTAGTTCCTACTTTTGAACAGCTCCGCCGGTTCACCTCAGCACTGTCAGCCGAAGGTTTTATCAGGATTCGTGCTCGTGAGGTTCTGGAGCGGGGATATTACCTGCGGGAGACGGGGATCAGGCCGGTTGACCGGATGGTAGCCCATACTGTGTTTCTGGTGTTTGCTCACAAGACCAATATCAGAAATGAGCAGGAATTGCCGGAACAACCCGAAAGTGCGTAA
- a CDS encoding FlgD immunoglobulin-like domain containing protein, with protein sequence MISLLFTLICTEPTTLVPPPFAHTMGFTRISSFYLNMYLGSGFRVANPEGLCCAKMIEEEDTTTWRDDALLTLFAVNSGTGQIVYNIKLIKPAVYGTTGSGIAQFNNPHGIVCNEMGDVYVADTDNRRVVRLRYTQGTLSWVTIVDSTLNLPYDVSMDSRGNIYVTDAQADRIVIYDSSNIRIRTLAPGLNFPTGIAVLDALAPFNEFNSDLMVVIDRNGTRISRITPGGTIMTTIDCRRIGLDTAGFSYCAFDRYGNIYVTDRVNSQIHIFDPNLKYITSFGRAANTPGNQPVFNSPRGIAIGRKFGQLFISEADGGQYYLIALDGWLIGCFPERFDLQQPGTTIAIYLTQRAEIIIDITDNIGRIVRTLAPSYQQGPGEVLIVWDGRDNQGNVVAPGEYLIHVTLRPTYSRPRYTLKKELIGKVTRLPG encoded by the coding sequence GTGATTTCTCTGCTGTTTACTCTGATCTGCACCGAACCGACAACCCTTGTTCCTCCGCCTTTTGCCCACACCATGGGTTTTACCCGGATCAGCAGTTTTTACCTGAACATGTATCTCGGCAGTGGTTTCCGGGTCGCTAATCCAGAAGGTCTCTGCTGCGCCAAAATGATAGAAGAAGAAGACACCACAACATGGCGGGACGATGCTCTGCTCACTCTTTTTGCAGTCAATTCCGGAACCGGTCAGATTGTGTATAATATAAAATTGATTAAACCGGCAGTCTACGGCACAACCGGCAGTGGTATTGCACAGTTTAATAACCCCCACGGTATTGTCTGTAACGAAATGGGGGATGTCTATGTTGCCGACACCGACAATCGCCGGGTCGTACGACTGCGTTATACTCAGGGCACCCTCTCGTGGGTTACTATCGTTGATTCCACACTCAATCTCCCCTATGATGTCTCCATGGACTCCAGAGGAAACATCTATGTCACCGATGCGCAAGCTGACCGTATCGTTATTTATGATTCCAGCAATATCCGGATCAGAACGCTCGCCCCGGGTTTGAATTTTCCGACTGGAATTGCGGTACTGGATGCATTGGCACCTTTCAACGAATTCAATTCGGACCTCATGGTAGTCATTGACCGAAATGGAACTCGCATCAGCAGAATCACACCCGGGGGAACAATAATGACTACCATTGATTGCCGGCGTATCGGTCTGGATACAGCGGGATTTTCCTACTGTGCCTTTGATCGCTATGGCAACATCTATGTAACCGACCGGGTAAATTCCCAGATTCACATCTTTGACCCCAATCTCAAATACATCACCTCATTCGGTCGGGCGGCGAACACCCCCGGCAATCAGCCCGTATTTAACTCTCCACGGGGGATTGCTATCGGCAGAAAATTCGGCCAGCTTTTTATCAGTGAAGCCGATGGCGGTCAGTATTATCTGATAGCACTTGACGGCTGGCTGATCGGATGTTTCCCGGAAAGATTTGATTTACAGCAACCGGGAACTACAATTGCAATTTATCTGACCCAGCGTGCCGAAATTATTATTGATATCACTGATAATATCGGGAGAATAGTTCGAACGCTTGCACCGTCATACCAGCAGGGACCAGGCGAAGTCCTTATTGTCTGGGACGGCAGAGACAATCAGGGCAACGTCGTTGCCCCCGGAGAATACCTGATCCATGTTACTCTCCGACCCACCTATTCCCGTCCACGCTATACCTTGAAAAAGGAACTGATTGGCAAAGTTACCCGGCTTCCGGGATAA
- a CDS encoding iron ABC transporter permease: protein MRIKTVIGWLFLLGLLVSGALLSVLTGPGCFHRGEIGSLLYFRLPRMTIGIIAGGVLALVGCSLQGIMRNPLVDPWTLGVASGAAFGVSLTIVTGVQGSLALPVSAIIGAALAIGFVYLLAGSGINLTVTRLVLSGVIVNFFFSSVVMLMLILGRHTLGEAVYLMMGSLGVVYTAKSFWLLVGCGIVAVLGCGWLFFHSRELDIISLNEETAVSLGIDAVKMIRMTFLVGSVAVGLVVAWTGAISFVGLVVPHIVRMLFGPRHSIVLPGSFVLGAGLLLYADTLVRNLAPSGLPLSVVTALVGVPFFIYLLRKSQ, encoded by the coding sequence ATGAGAATAAAAACTGTTATCGGTTGGTTATTTCTGCTGGGGTTGTTAGTTTCCGGAGCGCTACTTTCGGTTCTGACCGGTCCCGGTTGTTTTCATCGGGGTGAAATTGGTTCTCTGCTCTATTTCCGGTTGCCCCGAATGACGATCGGGATAATTGCCGGCGGTGTACTGGCACTGGTTGGCTGTTCACTGCAGGGGATCATGCGTAATCCACTGGTTGATCCTTGGACTCTGGGGGTGGCAAGCGGTGCGGCATTCGGAGTATCACTGACAATAGTCACTGGAGTCCAAGGCAGCTTGGCTTTACCAGTTTCAGCAATAATTGGTGCTGCCCTGGCGATCGGATTTGTTTATCTCCTTGCAGGCAGCGGGATTAACCTGACTGTTACTCGTCTCGTGCTCTCCGGGGTTATTGTTAACTTCTTTTTCTCGAGTGTGGTAATGCTGATGCTGATTCTGGGCCGGCATACTCTGGGGGAAGCGGTCTATTTGATGATGGGAAGTTTGGGAGTCGTATATACAGCGAAATCATTCTGGCTGCTGGTTGGTTGCGGAATTGTTGCAGTACTCGGATGCGGCTGGCTGTTTTTTCATTCCCGAGAACTGGATATAATTTCACTTAATGAAGAGACCGCAGTCAGTCTCGGAATTGATGCGGTAAAAATGATCCGCATGACTTTTTTGGTCGGGTCGGTGGCGGTCGGACTGGTGGTAGCCTGGACCGGTGCGATCAGCTTTGTCGGACTCGTGGTGCCCCATATTGTGCGAATGCTCTTCGGGCCCAGGCACAGTATCGTGTTACCGGGGTCGTTTGTACTGGGGGCAGGACTCCTGCTTTATGCAGATACCTTGGTGCGGAATTTAGCGCCGTCTGGGCTTCCCTTATCGGTGGTTACTGCGCTGGTAGGAGTGCCTTTTTTTATCTATTTACTCCGGAAATCACAATGA
- the eno gene encoding phosphopyruvate hydratase, protein MAKPLIARIQAREILDSRGNPTLEVDCYLSNGIMGRASVPSGASVGSFEALELRDRDPARYFGKGVLKAIANIHEIIAPRLIGMDATDQFRIDQTLIEIDGTKNKSKLGANAILGVSLAVCRAAAVCAGLPIYRLLGGAGTRLIPTPFLNIINGGMHAPNNLDIQEYMIVPAGLPNFREAIRAAAEIYFALKEILEKMNKPTYVGDEGGMAPDFADNEEPLSIIMQAIEHAGYHPGEQIYLAIDVAASSLYQDNAYIFMNPNRRAISAEELIELYTAWVQKYPIISIEDGLAEEDWDGWHELTAALGNRVQLIGDDIFVTNIERLKKGIQQGAANAVLVKPTQIGTVSETLDCMKLAMENGYRAIVSHRSGETDDHFIADLAVAANCGQIKTGAPCRGERTAKYNRLIRIEEEDHLPYAGLKTLMR, encoded by the coding sequence ATGGCAAAACCATTGATTGCTCGAATTCAGGCCCGGGAGATACTTGATTCCCGGGGAAATCCGACACTGGAGGTTGACTGCTATCTTTCTAACGGAATTATGGGACGGGCATCGGTACCCTCCGGAGCCTCAGTCGGTTCGTTTGAAGCGCTGGAGTTGCGGGATCGTGACCCTGCCCGGTATTTTGGCAAAGGCGTTCTGAAAGCAATTGCCAATATCCACGAAATTATTGCACCCCGCCTGATTGGTATGGATGCGACCGATCAGTTCCGGATTGATCAGACTCTGATTGAAATCGACGGGACCAAAAACAAATCCAAACTGGGAGCAAATGCCATCCTCGGTGTCTCGCTCGCAGTCTGCCGGGCAGCAGCCGTCTGTGCCGGACTGCCGATTTACCGGCTGCTGGGAGGTGCGGGCACAAGACTGATTCCGACACCATTTCTGAACATTATCAATGGCGGCATGCATGCACCCAACAACCTCGATATTCAGGAATACATGATCGTTCCCGCGGGACTGCCCAATTTCCGCGAGGCAATTCGTGCTGCCGCCGAGATCTACTTTGCACTCAAGGAAATTCTCGAAAAAATGAATAAACCGACTTATGTGGGGGATGAAGGTGGGATGGCACCCGATTTTGCTGACAATGAAGAACCGCTCTCGATTATAATGCAGGCAATCGAACATGCCGGTTACCATCCCGGGGAGCAGATTTATCTGGCAATTGATGTCGCTGCCAGCAGTCTCTATCAGGATAACGCCTATATCTTTATGAATCCCAACCGGCGGGCAATCAGTGCAGAAGAACTGATTGAACTATATACCGCTTGGGTCCAAAAATATCCTATCATCTCCATTGAAGACGGATTGGCAGAAGAGGACTGGGATGGCTGGCATGAACTGACCGCCGCGCTTGGCAACCGCGTTCAGCTGATCGGCGACGATATCTTCGTAACTAATATTGAACGTCTAAAAAAGGGAATTCAGCAGGGAGCTGCCAACGCAGTGCTTGTAAAACCAACACAGATCGGCACGGTCAGCGAAACACTGGATTGCATGAAACTGGCAATGGAAAACGGCTACCGCGCCATTGTCTCCCACCGTTCCGGCGAAACGGATGATCATTTTATTGCCGACCTGGCGGTTGCGGCAAACTGCGGTCAGATCAAAACCGGTGCACCCTGCCGGGGTGAACGGACCGCAAAGTACAATCGTTTGATCCGGATTGAAGAAGAAGACCATCTGCCCTATGCCGGGCTGAAAACGCTCATGCGATGA